A genomic segment from Oncorhynchus clarkii lewisi isolate Uvic-CL-2024 chromosome 12, UVic_Ocla_1.0, whole genome shotgun sequence encodes:
- the LOC139421596 gene encoding toll-like receptor 13 translates to MRSMFSHPAVLFLWIQSSSGWMHPKCQIYDSSEDLEHFPTWICSHIPHHAERYTAACQDVTAIEEDLLGLPPNINTLCISMTHGENRSMSLGFFSQFQDLEYLYIDGCFTQILPSGNSHLLNLQHMYLIDKWGTGSGCCDCHIGPHTFIDLVKLCDLTIQGYRLTAMSPDVFHGIPQLQRFIIIEPCVDDLSEILCRIMNIKSLVELKIEAPEIQSINQSNCSFLITNESMKPVFNNLAFSDFSFGEITHIEEGALAWLQNLTMLTGVFSQEVLLDLPLSGIKQIQDFSCSGINVIDIESICNVVFLLSIKKIFVNNFNTSSLSMSSVELCTGLEYMYLSGLGSVHPSPNLEWNFISSLKNLNQLDIDFLRDKNPEICSFQKQPITWLTKLTLFINIQMLFAKQFSCLVKLQDLDLTQNLISNIEDFAFLGLTNLESLDITSNKITQINANTFYGLHSLTWLDLRNNPLIHNIEAMSFTHLMSLRQVFLGQVHNPLTEPVIKLNLTLIFGGILSQLTHLYISSAMRPMQLTIGSNITSKQNLSLQLKGQTVSFQDCDRPFFQSVTHLHADAEEFLCGSEFMGKYFTSVETFDYRSKLSAKRVDLTSINQLIHLRKLTLRQVDLLIQLSADIIFHNLTKLEVLELDNCRIYSLEGSLTKDLKSLKRVYLHIENIYNVFYSFTEPLSSLKLLTFDNLQMFCSCDNAWLITWAKGCRQVEVIMLTPYTSPVMYALEDLICLSDNGIDTPNFVKYTEANCTTEVGFVLFAATGLGVLFFMLVVFVHNITLGWLSEDMRSNTRGRYHYDVFVSYSGKDERWVVEELLPNLEQRGPPFLRLCLHSRDFQLGKDIVENITDSLYRSRHTLCLVSRHYLRSNWCSLEMKLATYRLQVEQRDILLLVFLEKIPPRRLSAHHRLARLLKTRTYLDWPQDPLQHQAFWDRLWAKLKPLSET, encoded by the coding sequence ATGAGATCTATGTTTTCCCACCCTGCCGTCCTGTTCCTGTGGATTCAGAGTTCTAGTGGATGGATGCATCCTAAATGCCAGATTTATGACAGTAGTGAAGACTTGGAACACTTTCCCACCTGGATCTGCAGCCACATACCTCATCATGCAGAACGTTACACTGCTGCCTGTCAAGATGTCACAGCCATCGAGGAGGATCTACTTGGACTTCCCCCTAATATCAATACCCTCTGCATATCTATGACACATGGTGAAAATAGATCCATGTCTCTGGGCTTTTTCTCTCAGTTTCAGGATCTGGAGTACCTGTACATTGATGGCTGTTTTACTCAAATTCTTCCATCTGGGAACAGTCACCTTCTAAATCTGCAACATATGTACTTGATAGATAAATGGGGAACAGGCTCTGGGTGCTGTGATTGTCATATTGGGCCCCATACATTCATAGATCTAGTTAAGTTATGTGATTTGACcatacagggttacaggttaacAGCAATGTCCCCAGATGTTTTCCATGGCATCCCTCAGTTACAAAGATTCATCATTATTGAACCCTGTGTAGATGATTTGTCAGAGATACTATGCAGAATAATGAATATAAAGTCACTTGTAGAGCTAAAAATAGAAGCACCAGAGATACAATCGATAAACCAATCAAACTGCTCCTTTTTAATAACCAACGAAAGCATGAAACCTGTTTTTAACAATCTAGCATTCTCTGACTTCTCATTtggtgaaataacacatatagaggAAGGTGCACTGGCTTGGCTCCAGAACCTCACAATGTTAACAGGGGTTTTCAGCCAGGAAGTCCTACTGGACCTTCCCCTGTCTGGGATTAAACAAATCCAGGATTTCAGTTGCTCTGGGATCAATGTCATTGATATTGAAAGTAtctgtaatgtagtgtttttgctttCAATCAAGAAAATATTTGTAAACAATTTCAATACAAGCAGCCTCTCCATGTCCAGTGTTGAATTGTGCACTGGGCTAGAATATATGTATTTAAGTGGACTTGGATCCGTCCATCCTTCTCCCAATTTGGAATGGAATTTTATTTCCAGTCTCAAAAACCTTAACCAATTAGACATAGATTTCCTGAGAGATAAAAACCCTGAGATTTGCTCATTCCAAAAACAACCAATCACATGGTTAACAAAACTCACTTTGTTCATCAATATTCAAATGCTTTTTGCAAAACAATTTAGCTGTCTTGTTAAACTGCAGGATCTGGACTTGACACAGAATTTAATTTCAAACATTGAAGACTTTGCTTTCCTGGGATTGACAAATCTGGAGTCCTTGGACATTACAAGTAATAAGATAACACAGATAAATGCAAACACATTTTATGGTTTACATAGTTTGACATGGTTAGACCTCAGGAACAATCCACTTATTCACAACATTGAGGCAATGTCTTTCACACACCTCATGTCTCTTAGACAAGTGTTTCTCGGGCAAGTGCACAATCCACTAACAGAACCTGTGATCAAGCTGAATCTGACACTTATATTTGGTGGCATTCTGAGTCAGCTGACTCATCTGTACATTAGTTCAGCTATGAGGCCAATGCAGTTGACTATCGGCAGTAACATCACATCTAAACAGAACCTGAGTCTCCAGCTCAAAGGCCAGACGGTGTCATTTCAGGACTGTGACAGACCTTTCTTTCAGTCTGTAACCCATCTTCATGCTGATGCTGAAGAATTCCTTTGTGGATCTGAATTCATGGGAAAGTACTTCACGTCTGTGGAGACATTTGACTACAGATCGAAGCTTTCAGCTAAAAGGGTTGATTTAACATCAATTAATCAGCTGATTCACCTGAGGAAACTGACTCTACGACAGGTGGATCTTTTAATACAGCTTTCTGCCGACATCATTTTTCACAACTTGACCAAACTGGAGGTTCTGGAACTTGACAACTGCAGGATTTACTCTTTAGAGGGGAGTTTAACTAAAGACTTGAAATCTTTGAAAAGAGTGTATTTGCATATAGAGAACATTTATAATGTATTCTACAGCTTTACTGAACCTCTCTCTAGTCTTAAGCTTTTGACATTTGATAATTTACAGATGTTTTGCAGTTGTGACAATGCTTGGCTCATTACATGGGCAAAGGGGTGCAGGCAGGTTGAAGTCATCATGCTTACTCCGTATACTAGTCCCGTTATGTATGCTTTGGAAGACTTGATATGCTTGTCGGACAATGGAATAGACACACCTAATTTTGTCAAGTACACAGAAGCCAACTGCACAACAGAGGTTGGCTTTGTGCTCTTTGCTGCGACTGGCCTGGGAGTCCTGTTCTTCATGCTGGTGGTGTTCGTCCATAACATCACACTTGGCTGGCTGTCGGAGGACATGCGATCCAACACCAGGGGGCGCTACCACTACGATGTGTTTGTCTCCTATAGCGGGAAGGACGAGCGCTGGGTGGTGGAGGAGCTGCTACCTAACCTGGAGCAGAGGGGTCCTCCTTTCCTGCGCCTCTGTCTGCACAGCAGGGACTTCCAGCTGGGGAAGGACATTGTGGAGAACATCACAGACAGCCTCTACCGGAGCCGCCACACTCTCTGCCTAGTCAGCCGCCACTACCTACGCAGTAACTGGTGCTCTCTGGAGATGAAGCTGGCCACCTACAGGCTGCAGGTGGAACAAAGGGACATCCTCCTCCTGGTCTTCCTTGAGAAGATCCCCCCTCGCCGTCTGTCTGCCCACCACAGGCTGGCTCGCCTGCTGAAAACCAGGACTTATCTGGACTGGCCCCAGGACCCCCTTCAGCACCAGGCATTCTGGGACAGACTGTGGGCTAAACTGAAACCTCTGTCTGAAACGTGA